From a single Tachypleus tridentatus isolate NWPU-2018 chromosome 6, ASM421037v1, whole genome shotgun sequence genomic region:
- the LOC143254529 gene encoding solute carrier family 22 member 1-like: MLIAWWFLPESPRWLLTRKRYTDAENTIRKFLSVNKLSVLNLNHTMKILETKIELEKKTKLTLTSLDLFRTPRLRRITIEIMFVL, encoded by the exons ATGTTGATCGCCTGGTG gttCCTGCCAGAATCTCCAAGATGGCTTCTTACCAGAAAGCGGTATACAGATGCAGAGAATACCATCAGGAAGTTTCTTAGTGTCAATAAACTAAGTGTTTTAAACCTAAATCACACGATGAAGATATTGGAAACAAAGATTGAATtg gaaaagaaaacaaaattaacgtTAACTTCACTGGACTTGTTCAGGACTCCACGGCTGCGACgtataacaatagaaataatgtttgttttgtga